In Anaerohalosphaeraceae bacterium, the genomic window TTCAGGTGGAGATGGAAAAGTCGCGATGGAACCCCTTCCGCAGGTAATCGTCTGGCCCGCCGGCAGGCTGGATTTTTCCGCCGGCCCGCTGGTGATGGGCATTTTGAACGTCACGCCGGACTCTTTCAGTGACGGCGGAGATTTTTTCGAAACGGACAAGGCCGTCGCCGCCGGAGTTCTAATGGCTCAGCAGGGAGCGGCCATCCTTGATGTCGGGGCGGAATCCACGCGTCCGGGCTCGCGGCCTGTTCCTGCCGACGAACAGATTCGCCGGGCTGTCCCCGTCATTGAGGCATTGGCCCGCCGGGTGAGCATTCCCATCAGCATTGACACCAAAGACCCCGAGGTTGCCGAGGCGGCTGTCCGGGCGGGGGCCTCTATTCTCAATGACATTACCGCTCTGGCAGATGAGCGAATGGCCTGTCTGGCCGCCGAGAAACAACTGCCGGTTGTGCTGATGCATATGCAGGGCACTCCGGAAACGATGCAGCAGAAGCCCCGGTATGATGATGTGGTTGCAGAGGTGAAGGAGTACCTGCAGAGCCGGGCGGCCTATGCCCAATCCGTCGGCATTCCCCGCGAGCGGATTTTTATCGACCCGGGCTTCGGCTTCGGCAAGACGACCGAACACAATCTTCTTCTGCTGGGGCATCTGGAGGAGTTCGTCGGTCTGGGGTATCGGGTACTGGTCGGCGTCAGCCGCAAGCGTTTTATCGGTCAGCTTACCGGCCGGGAGAACCCCAAGGAGCGGCTGTTCGGGACCGCCGCCGCCGTCGCCCTTGCGGCAGCCAAAGGGGCCTCCATTCTCCGTGTCCACGATGTGGGGCCGATGGCCGACGTCGTCAGGGTCGCCTGTGCAATCGCCGCCGCGGATTCCTCTGTTTAAGGGCTCGGCGGCTTATTCGGCCGTTTTGTGCAGCCGCCGCGGAAAGGCATCTCAGGGCTGTTTCGTTTGGCCGGTCAAACAGGATTTCGGAGCAAAATACAGAACAAGTGTTGAGCCGGAATCAATTCCGTATAGTTTCAATGTTTCCGGATCGGCGTTGGATACGTCAAATTCAAATGTACTGTCTTTCCCGATTGTTTCTGTTACAAGAACCCGGTACAGTTTTTTGTCCACAAGATAGCAGACACCGTCTTCCGGCGCTTCGTAGGAGATTTTCAGACCGCCGCCGACCGCCTTGGCACAGCTGGGGAGCCCTTTTGTCGTCGGCCAGTATATCGAGCACCCTCCTGCTGTTAACAGGATTCCTAATGTGAGCCGCATGAAGTTTTGTCTTCGCATAATTTTCTCTCCTTTTCACTGGTTCTTTCCCAATTTCTTTTTATTTTATTCGTCGATTCGGGATAGGTCAAGAGGATTTTACAGTTTGAGAGATTAAGGACGCTGCAGGAGCGGCCGGGAACCAGCTTCCTGCTGTCCGAGGAAAGAAAAAAACGAAGCACGAAAACCGGCGAAAGGCGAGAGCAAAAGAACAGTTATCAGTTATCAGTCATCAGTTATCAGTCATCAGTTATCAGTCATCAGTCATCAGTTATCAGTTGTCAGTCGTTAGCGAACAGCAGAAGAAAAGGAATAACCCTTCGGTTCCCCGGGTTTGCGCCCGGGGCTAAAGGAGATGCATCAGCTCAGTGATGCCGGTGAGCAGACGAGGGAGTGGATGCAAACAGACGGGTGAGATTGGAGGAAACGTGAGTAAGGCAAAAGGAAAGTATAAAGGGGAAAGAAGGGTGCGCATTGGTTTGTGTTTGGTTTTCCTGCTGAAATTTTTTTTGACAGGACGGATTCTGTTTTGTAAAAACGTCGATAGAATTTTGTGTTCTCAGGAGATTTTTAGAACCGTTAGACGAAGATTTGATTGCATGGAAGGGGTGATCTTATGTTCGGCTTCTTCTGGGATGACGAGGAGGAAGAATCGAAGGATTATGAGGATTGGGGACCGGAGGATTGGGAAGAGTATTTCAGTATGGCCGAAGGCCGGTCAGAGGAAGAAGGCGGGGAGGATGAGCCGGATTTAGAGGACGAATTTCCCGAGGAAGACCTTTCGTAAACAAGT contains:
- the folP gene encoding dihydropteroate synthase: MEPLPQVIVWPAGRLDFSAGPLVMGILNVTPDSFSDGGDFFETDKAVAAGVLMAQQGAAILDVGAESTRPGSRPVPADEQIRRAVPVIEALARRVSIPISIDTKDPEVAEAAVRAGASILNDITALADERMACLAAEKQLPVVLMHMQGTPETMQQKPRYDDVVAEVKEYLQSRAAYAQSVGIPRERIFIDPGFGFGKTTEHNLLLLGHLEEFVGLGYRVLVGVSRKRFIGQLTGRENPKERLFGTAAAVALAAAKGASILRVHDVGPMADVVRVACAIAAADSSV